The Plectropomus leopardus isolate mb chromosome 22, YSFRI_Pleo_2.0, whole genome shotgun sequence genome includes a window with the following:
- the cct2 gene encoding T-complex protein 1 subunit beta, whose protein sequence is MIAVSLQASLSMAPVNIFRHGADEEKAETARLSSFIGAIAIGDLVKSTLGPKGMDKILLGGGKGGSVTVTNDGATILKAIGVDNPAAKVLVDMSKVQDDEVGDGTTSVTVLAAELLREAELLIAKKIHPQTIISGWRKATQAARDALREAAADHSNDPARFQEDLLNIARTTLSSKLLTHHKDHFSQLAVDAVMRLKGSGNLEAIHIIKKLGGSLTDSYLDEGFLLDKKIGVNQPKRLENVKILIANTGMDTDKIKIFGSRVRVDSTAKVAEIELAEKEKMKEKVDRILKHGINCFINRQLIYNYPEQLFAQAGVMAIEHADFVGVERLALVTGGEITSTFDHPELVKLGHCKLIEEVMIGEDTLIHFSGVAMGEACTIVLRGATQQILDEAERSLHDALCVLAQTVKEPRTVYGGGCSEMLMAKVVTDLANRTPGKEAVAMESFAKALRMLPTIIADNAGYDSADLVAQLRAAHQENKTTFGLNMSEGVIGNMTELGITESFQVKRQVLLSASEAAEMILRVDNIIKAAPRKRVPDHHPC, encoded by the exons ATGATTGCCGTCTCTCTGCAGGCGTCCTTATCGATGGCCCCGGTCAACATCTTCAGACATGGAGCTGATGAGGAGAAAGCTGAAACTGCACGACTG tcATCCTTCATTGGTGCCATCGCTATCGGAGATCTGGTGAAGAGCACTCTGGGCCCAAAGGGGATG GACAAGATCTTGCTGGGTGGAGGGAAGGGTGGTTCAGTGACGGTGACCAATGACGGAGCGACCATCCTGAAAGCCATCGGAGTCGACAACCCTGCCGCCAAAGTTCTGGTTG ACATGTCCAAGGTTCAGGATGATGAAGTCGGAGACGGGACGACCTCCGTCACCGTGCTCGCTGCAGAGCTGCTTCGG GAGGCGGAGCTCCTGATCGCCAAGAAGATTCACCCACAGACCATCATCTCTGGCTGGAGGAAGGCGACTCAGGCGGCCAGAGACGCTCTGAGGGAGGCTGCTGCTGATCACAG CAATGACCCAGCCCGTTTCCAGGAGGACCTGCTGAACATCGCCCGGACGACACTGTCCTCCAAACTGCTGACCCACCACAAAGATCACTTCTCCCAGCTGGCCGTCGATGCCGTCATGAGGCTGAAGGGCTCCGGGAACTTGGAGGCCATCCACATCATCAAGAAGCTGGGAGGCAGCCTCACCGACTCCTACCTGGacgaag GGTTCTTGTTGGACAAGAAAATTGGAGTGAACCAGCCAAAGAGGTTGGAAAACGTAAAGATCCTGATCGCCAACACTGGCATGGACACTGACAAGATCAAG ATCTTTGGCTCCAGGGTTCGTGTCGACTCAACGGCGAAGGTTGCAGAGATTGAACttgcagagaaagagaagatgaaGGAGAAGGTCGACCGGATCCTGAAACATGGAATCAACTGTTTCAtcaacag ACAGTTGATCTATAACTATCCAGAGCAGTTGTTTGCTCAGGCTGGCGTCATGGCCATCGAGCATGCGGACTTCGTTGGCGTCGAGCGCCTTGCTCTGGTCACTG GAGGAGAGATCACCTCCACCTTTGACCACCCCGAGCTGGTGAAACTCGGCCACTGCAAGCTGATTGAGGAGGTGATGATCGGAGAGGACACACTCATCCACTTCTCTGGAGTTGCCATGG GTGAGGCGTGCACCATTGTCCTGCGAGGAGCGACTCAACAGATTCTGGATGAAGCCGAACGCTCGCTGCACgacgctctgtgtgtgttggctcAGACTGTGAAGGAGCCACGCACAGTCTACGGaggag GCTGCTCTGAGATGCTGATGGCCAAGGTGGTGACCGATCTGGCCAATAGGACGCCAGGAAAGGAGGCAGTTGCCATGGAGTCGTTCGCCAAGGCTCTGAGGATG CTGCCGACCATCATCGCCGACAACGCTGGCTACGACAGCGCCGACCTTGTGGCTCAACTGAGAGCCGCACACCAGGAGAACAAGACCACCTTCGGACTGA ACATGTCTGAAGGTGTGATTGGCAACATGACGGAGCTGGGGATCACAGAGTCCTTCCAGGTGAAGCGTCAGGTGCTGCTGAGCGCCTCTGAGGCCGCTGAGATGATCCTGAGAGTCGACAACATCATCAAAGCTGCGCCCAG gaagaGAGTTCCCGACCATCACCCCTGctag
- the nots gene encoding nothepsin yields the protein MLKTVLVLLLVWTWTSLSMVRLPLRRVRSVRAMLRAEGVLHEFLKDHHPDTFSRRYAQCYPPGTPSLRLGRYSEKIYNYMDAQYYGEITLGTPGQNFSVIFDTGSSDLWVPSTYCVSQSCALHRRFRAFESTSFHHDGRMFGINYGSGHLLGIMARDTLKVGGLTVVNQEFGESVYEPGAAFVMAKFDGVLGMGYPSLAEILGNPVFDNMMAQKIVDEPVFSFYLNRRTSSSNPEGELLLGGTDEALYSGPVNWIPVTSKGYWQIKMDSVAVQGMSSFCPQGCQAIVDTGTSLIAGPTNDILSLQQLIGASPTNIGEFIIDCVRLSSLPQVTFVLGGKEYTLTAEQYVRKEMLGDRELCFSGFQAVDIVTTAGPLWILGDVFLTEFYSIFDRGQDRVGFAHAKHST from the exons ATGTTGAAGACGGTGTTGGTGCTGCTGTTGGTTTGGACATGGACGAGCTTATCGATGGTCAG GCTCCCTCTGAGGCGGGTGCGTTCGGTTCGTGCGATGCTGCGAGCCGAAGGCGTGCTGCATGAGTTCCTGAAGGACCACCACCCTGACACGTTTAGCCGGCGCTACGCTCAGTGTTACCCGCCCGGCACGCCATCACTGCGCCTCGGACGCTACAGCGAGAAGATCTACAACTACATGGAC gctCAGTATTATGGTGAAATCACTTTAGGGACTCCAGGGCAGAACTTCTCTGTAATATTTGACACCGGCTCATCCGACCTCTGGGTGCCTTCAACCTACTGCGTCAGCCAGTCCTGTG caTTGCACAGGCGCTTCAGGGCATTTGAGTCCACTTCGTTTCATCATGATGGTCGGATGTTCGGGATTAACTACGGATCAGGACACCTGCTGGGCATCATGGCCAGAGACACACTGAAG GTCGGAGGTCTGACTGTTGTGAACCAGGAGTTTGGGGAGTCCGTCTACGAGCCTGGTGCCGCATTTGTGATGGCGAAATTTGATGGCGTTCTGGGAATGGGTTATCCATCCCTGGCGGAGATCCTTGGAAACCctgtttttgacaacatgatGGCGCAGAAGATCGTGGACGAGCCTGTCTTTTCCTTTTACCTGAACAG GAGAACAAGCAGCAGCAACCCAGAAGGCGAACTCTTGCTTGGCGGAACAGACGAAGCGTTGTACAGTGGACCTGTCAACTGGATTCCTGTTACTTCTAAGGGATACTGGCAGATTAAGATGGACAG TGTGGCGGTCCAGGGTATGAGTTCGTTCTGTCCTCAAGGCTGCCAGGCGATTGTCGATACTGGAACCTCCCTCATTGCAGGACCGACCAATGACATCCTCAGTCTTCAGCAGCTGATTGGAGCTTCTCCCACAAACATCGGAGag TTCATTATTGACTGTGTGCGGCTGTCCAGTTTGCCTCAAGTGACATTTGTTCTGGGAGGAAAAGAGTACACGCTGACTGCTGAGCAATACGTTAGAAAG GAAATGCTTGGCGACAGGGAGTTGTGTTTCAGCGGTTTCCAGGCCGTGGACATTGTTACGACCGCAGGCCCCCTGTGGATTCTGGGAGATGTATTTCTGACGGAGTTCTACAGCATCTTTGACAGAGGACAGGACCGGGTTGGCTTTGCTCATGCTAAACACTCAACTTAA